The following are encoded together in the Streptomyces flavofungini genome:
- a CDS encoding SsgA family sporulation/cell division regulator, translating to MEAEVRVTVFMELETADAPGGRAPLAAELAYAAADPFAVTMTFHCEGGEVTRWRLDRQLLGDGCRGPAGEGDVRVEPTPDTGRGPGVRVELFGMPGPAGRSHGVLHAAAADITAFLDTTHALVTPGSERICLDELVAACLGDSESPFGEHAA from the coding sequence GTGGAGGCCGAGGTCAGAGTGACGGTGTTCATGGAACTGGAGACCGCCGACGCACCCGGCGGCCGGGCCCCCCTCGCCGCCGAACTCGCCTATGCGGCCGCCGATCCCTTCGCGGTCACCATGACGTTCCACTGCGAGGGCGGTGAGGTGACGCGCTGGCGCCTGGACCGGCAGCTCCTCGGCGACGGCTGCCGGGGCCCGGCCGGTGAGGGCGACGTGCGCGTCGAGCCGACCCCGGACACGGGCCGCGGGCCCGGCGTGCGCGTCGAGCTGTTCGGCATGCCGGGCCCCGCGGGCCGCTCCCACGGCGTGCTGCACGCCGCCGCGGCCGACATCACCGCCTTCCTCGACACCACGCACGCGCTGGTGACGCCGGGGTCGGAGCGGATCTGCCTGGACGAACTCGTGGCGGCCTGCCTGGGCGACAGCGAGAGCCCGTTCGGGGAGCACGCCGCCTGA
- a CDS encoding cytochrome P450 produces MSTAQPIPDILSPEFAADPYPVYRALREQAPLLWHEPTKSYLVSRYEDVARVFKDKEAQFTTENYDWQLEPVHGRTILQLSGREHAVRRALVAPAFRGSELRDVFLPVIRRNSEELIDAFRDRGSADLVADYATRFPVNVIADMLGLDKADHARFHGWYTTVIAFLGNLAGDPEVMAAGERTRVEFAEYMFPVIAERRKNPGSDLLSALCAAEVDGVRMSDEDIKAFCSLLLAAGGETTDKAIAGIFANLLAHPDQLAAVRADRTLVDRAFAETLRHSPPVHMIMRQSAVDVEVAGGTIPAGATVTCLIGSANRDGERYRDPDRFDIFRDDLTATTAFSAAADHLAFALGRHFCVGALLARAEVETGVNQLLDAMPDMRLADGFVPSEQGVFTRGPAALPVVFTPVPR; encoded by the coding sequence GTGTCCACTGCTCAGCCCATTCCGGACATTCTCTCGCCCGAGTTCGCGGCCGATCCTTACCCGGTCTATCGCGCCCTGCGGGAACAAGCCCCGCTGCTGTGGCACGAGCCCACCAAAAGCTACCTCGTCTCCCGCTACGAGGACGTGGCCCGCGTCTTCAAGGACAAGGAGGCGCAGTTCACCACGGAGAACTACGACTGGCAGCTCGAACCCGTGCACGGCCGGACGATACTCCAGCTCAGCGGCCGTGAACACGCCGTACGCCGGGCCCTGGTCGCCCCGGCCTTCCGCGGCAGCGAGCTGCGGGACGTCTTCCTGCCGGTCATCCGCCGCAACTCCGAGGAGCTGATCGACGCCTTCCGCGACCGCGGCTCCGCGGATCTGGTGGCCGACTACGCCACCCGCTTCCCGGTGAACGTGATCGCCGACATGCTCGGCCTCGACAAGGCCGACCACGCCCGCTTCCACGGCTGGTACACCACCGTCATCGCCTTCCTCGGCAACCTGGCGGGCGACCCCGAGGTGATGGCCGCGGGCGAGCGGACCCGGGTGGAGTTCGCCGAGTACATGTTCCCGGTCATCGCCGAACGCCGGAAGAACCCGGGGAGCGACCTGCTCTCGGCGCTGTGCGCCGCCGAGGTCGACGGGGTGCGGATGAGCGACGAGGACATCAAGGCGTTCTGCAGCCTGCTGCTCGCCGCGGGCGGCGAGACCACCGACAAGGCCATCGCCGGGATCTTCGCGAACCTGCTCGCGCACCCCGACCAGCTCGCCGCCGTGCGCGCGGACCGCACCCTGGTCGACCGGGCGTTCGCAGAGACCCTGCGCCACTCCCCGCCGGTCCACATGATCATGCGGCAGAGCGCGGTCGACGTCGAGGTGGCCGGGGGCACCATTCCCGCCGGTGCCACCGTGACCTGCCTCATCGGCTCCGCCAACCGGGACGGCGAGCGCTACCGCGACCCGGACCGCTTCGACATCTTCCGGGACGACCTGACGGCCACCACCGCGTTCTCCGCGGCGGCCGACCACCTCGCGTTCGCCCTCGGCCGGCACTTCTGCGTGGGCGCGCTGCTCGCCCGCGCCGAGGTGGAGACGGGTGTCAACCAACTCCTCGACGCCATGCCGGACATGCGGCTCGCCGACGGCTTCGTACCGTCGGAGCAGGGCGTGTTCACGCGGGGCCCGGCCGCCCTGCCCGTGGTGTTCACGCCCGTGCCGCGCTGA